ATAGGATGAATGGGGAAATTGAAAATAAAAGCAATTTCTTTGAATTCAATGATTTCGGAAAAAAGCATAGTCATATTATAGCTCGATTTATCCCCAACCTGTATGGGCTCACTAAAAGCAACATCAATCCATTCAATATTTAATGTATTATCACTTCGGGATTCGAATTCAAGTTTCCTCTCTTGGGGGTCTATGATTTCAATATATCTAATATTTTTACTGAGGCTTTGAGGAAAACCGAATGATAAATGATTTATTGGTTCATTACCTTCAGAATTATCGAAGTAAAAGATATCATTTACTTCAACGAGGCCATAGTCCCCAACTTTTGTTTCTCTTGAAACATTAAGTATACTTTCATTAGATCCCATAACTTCAATCTGATAGTGATTACTAAACAAACATGATAGAATAATTACCAAAGCGAAAATCTTGAATCCTTTTGACAATTTATTATACCTTCGTCCGTATTGAAACGCTTCTACTGTGTATGATGACATATATATTTAAGTCAACACTAAACCCAATATTTTAATTAATCTCAGTTAACTTTCTACACCGTAGTAACGTTATCTTTTTTTAGAAATTAATTTATTCCTATTTATGTTTTTTTAGCTTTCAGTTTTTGAAATTTTTTTGAATTAACTGAATACTATCATAGAGTATTTTCACTAGCCATAATTGATTGTCCGCTATTAAAAAAAATAAAAAAAGAAGGAAGAGATTTTAGAGGTACGCAGGGAACGGAAGGTTTACGTATTTATCTTCAAAACATGCACTAACTTCTGCTTGAGCTGCATAGTAGATGCGTGGTTTGTCCTTGTCATCTGGCCAGATATATCTACAGCTAGGCCTCATGATACATACTTTGAATGGAGCAAATTTCTTCTGCGCAATCATTTCTAAATCGGTTGGATCGCCCTCAACTATTCCCCAATTCTCGTAGTGTTGTGGTATAACAACTTTAGCCTTTAGACATCTACCTGCTCTGTATGCATCATATGGAGTCATCTTATCTGTCATTCCATCAGGATTGTCTCCAAAAGTTATTAACGCAACATCGATGTCATGTTCACAACCATGTTTAAAGAACATGTTAGAATAATGCGAGTCGCCACCGTCGTATACACTGCCTGCTTTGGTCTTTAAGATGAAATTAACAGCTTTTTTATCCATGAGTTTTGCAAAATCAGACATAGTCCATTTGCTAAAATCAGTCTGGTCAGTAATCAAGACAGTTCTGTCAAATGCTTCTACAGCATATACTTCAACATCTTTTATTTTTACAACATCGCCTGGCTTAACTTCTACAATTCTGTCCTCTGGAATTTTCCATCTTCTAAATACCTCAACGCATGCTGGAGGACCAACGAACTTACAATCCGTATTCTTAAGAAGTGGTTTTATTGTGTAGATATCGCAGTGATCGTTGTGCAAGTGAGTCGATAGATAAGCATCGCATTCCTTAATTTCGAAAGGATCAAGAACGTGCGGAACACATCGTATCCAACACATTTTGGTAGCTCCTGACATCCTCATTACACCAGAACCTTTAGATATCTCGTTGCGATCCAAACAACCCCCTGAACCGCTATATTGATCTATACAGATATTTGCGCCGCCTTCACTCTTCATCCACCAAGAGGCTCCTCCAAGCCACCAGAGCGCTAATGTGTTTGCTTTAACTTTGTAATTCTCAATTTCTTCGTTGAGTATGGTTTTCCATTCTGGAAATACTTCTTTAAGCCATTGTTCCT
The genomic region above belongs to Candidatus Bathyarchaeota archaeon and contains:
- the ulaG gene encoding L-ascorbate 6-phosphate lactonase, which gives rise to MAKEIKGIADGGLNLIQDREITKEQWLKEVFPEWKTILNEEIENYKVKANTLALWWLGGASWWMKSEGGANICIDQYSGSGGCLDRNEISKGSGVMRMSGATKMCWIRCVPHVLDPFEIKECDAYLSTHLHNDHCDIYTIKPLLKNTDCKFVGPPACVEVFRRWKIPEDRIVEVKPGDVVKIKDVEVYAVEAFDRTVLITDQTDFSKWTMSDFAKLMDKKAVNFILKTKAGSVYDGGDSHYSNMFFKHGCEHDIDVALITFGDNPDGMTDKMTPYDAYRAGRCLKAKVVIPQHYENWGIVEGDPTDLEMIAQKKFAPFKVCIMRPSCRYIWPDDKDKPRIYYAAQAEVSACFEDKYVNLPFPAYL